A single region of the Pseudalkalibacillus berkeleyi genome encodes:
- a CDS encoding FadR/GntR family transcriptional regulator, giving the protein MFVEILNKLKAIIQKDQLLPGDKLPSERELSDRLNVGRSSVREALRAMELLGLIETRRGEGTFIKEARNHRLVEVLASFILNDGLVKQELTETREIIERNAVVLASQRRTEEELKDLEAYLADIPTAPSARIDAAMDRTFFHMVLKASNNSLLHRLWVELTEYDQFNVDSDHTYPKSKYDDVFTMIKNGIEIEQHSAIKRNE; this is encoded by the coding sequence ATGTTTGTAGAGATTTTGAACAAATTAAAAGCGATCATTCAAAAGGATCAGTTATTGCCAGGTGATAAGCTCCCCTCTGAAAGGGAGCTTTCAGACCGTTTAAATGTTGGACGCTCCTCTGTGCGAGAAGCTTTAAGAGCCATGGAGTTATTAGGGTTAATTGAAACGAGGAGAGGCGAAGGCACTTTCATTAAGGAAGCCCGTAACCATCGTCTTGTTGAGGTACTAGCCTCCTTCATTTTAAATGATGGCCTAGTCAAGCAAGAGTTGACAGAAACGAGAGAAATCATTGAAAGAAACGCGGTTGTACTCGCTTCTCAACGAAGAACAGAAGAAGAGCTTAAAGATTTAGAAGCTTACTTAGCTGATATTCCGACAGCACCTTCTGCGAGAATTGACGCCGCCATGGATCGAACATTCTTCCATATGGTTTTAAAAGCGTCAAATAATTCTTTGCTCCATCGATTATGGGTAGAATTGACAGAATATGATCAATTTAATGTAGACTCCGACCATACTTATCCTAAATCCAAATACGATGATGTATTTACAATGATTAAGAATGGAATCGAAATAGAGCAGCATTCAGCTATAAAACGAAATGAGTAA
- a CDS encoding NAD(P)-dependent malic enzyme yields the protein MSVSREEALHMHRINQGKLESKAKVPVRNAEDLSLAYSPGVAEPCKEIYEDKNRVYEYTMKGNTVAVVSDGTAVLGLGNIGPEAALPVMEGKAVLFKSFAGVDAFPICLNTTDVDEIVQTVKLMEPTFGGVNLEDIAAPNCFIIEERLKKETNIPIFHDDQHGTAIVTVAGLVNALKLSEKSMSSIKVVVNGAGSAGIAIIKLLNRFGVKDIIMCDSKGAIYEGRPYGMNRVKAEVAHFTNRQQIEGKLDEAVKGTDVFIGVSVEGALTEDMVKSMNDDPIIFAMANPVPEIMPSAAKEAGAKVIGTGRSDFANQVNNVLAFPGIFRGALDTRATHINEEMKIAAVYAIAGLIDESELTEDYVIPAPFDPRVAPAVAAAVANAAMETGVARIKVDPEEIAAKTRRLALIEEK from the coding sequence ATGTCTGTTTCTAGAGAAGAAGCTCTACACATGCATAGAATTAATCAAGGTAAATTGGAGTCCAAAGCTAAGGTCCCTGTACGTAATGCAGAGGATTTGAGTTTGGCATACTCACCAGGAGTTGCAGAACCTTGTAAAGAAATTTATGAAGACAAGAACAGAGTATACGAATATACAATGAAAGGTAACACAGTAGCTGTTGTTTCTGATGGGACAGCAGTGCTTGGACTCGGTAACATTGGTCCAGAAGCTGCACTTCCGGTAATGGAAGGAAAAGCAGTATTATTCAAAAGCTTCGCAGGTGTTGATGCATTTCCAATATGCCTAAACACGACTGATGTAGATGAAATCGTCCAAACAGTTAAGTTGATGGAACCGACTTTTGGTGGCGTGAACTTAGAAGATATAGCAGCTCCAAATTGCTTTATTATTGAAGAACGTCTGAAGAAAGAAACAAACATTCCTATTTTCCACGATGATCAGCACGGTACTGCAATTGTTACAGTTGCAGGGCTTGTTAATGCGCTTAAATTATCCGAAAAGTCGATGTCATCGATTAAAGTAGTCGTAAATGGTGCAGGTTCTGCTGGAATTGCGATCATAAAGCTTCTAAACCGTTTCGGTGTAAAAGACATTATTATGTGCGACTCTAAAGGTGCAATTTACGAAGGCCGTCCTTACGGAATGAACCGTGTAAAGGCTGAAGTTGCTCATTTCACGAACAGACAGCAGATTGAAGGGAAATTAGACGAAGCGGTTAAAGGGACAGATGTCTTTATCGGTGTTTCTGTAGAAGGGGCATTAACTGAAGACATGGTTAAAAGCATGAATGATGATCCTATTATATTTGCAATGGCAAACCCTGTTCCTGAAATTATGCCAAGCGCTGCGAAAGAAGCGGGTGCAAAGGTGATTGGAACAGGTCGTTCGGACTTTGCCAATCAGGTTAATAACGTACTAGCATTCCCTGGGATTTTTAGAGGGGCACTAGATACGCGAGCAACACACATTAACGAAGAAATGAAAATTGCTGCTGTGTATGCAATTGCTGGACTAATAGACGAAAGCGAATTAACAGAGGACTATGTCATACCCGCTCCGTTCGATCCAAGGGTTGCTCCGGCAGTTGCCGCAGCAGTTGCAAATGCGGCAATGGAGACTGGTGTAGCTAGAATTAAAGTAGATCCAGAGGAAATTGCTGCAAAGACCCGTCGACTTGCTTTGATCGAAGAAAAATAA